A window of the Phoenix dactylifera cultivar Barhee BC4 unplaced genomic scaffold, palm_55x_up_171113_PBpolish2nd_filt_p 000076F, whole genome shotgun sequence genome harbors these coding sequences:
- the LOC103716344 gene encoding non-specific lipid transfer protein GPI-anchored 6-like has product MASFNLVHYAQSPAFVVLMAMSLIGFASSDYASDRAECADKVMALSTCLTYMQGSARAPTPDCCSSVKQVVEKSFKCVCVLVKDRNEPELASFKVNVTLALGLPSRCHVPANASDCPRLLNLPLNSTDAKVFEQYENALKGNSASNSGNSNGNASMSTKASGWRIETGAGLWNLSLLLLVPLLILGS; this is encoded by the exons ATGGCAAGCTTCAACCTAGTCCATTACGCTCAGTCGCCGGCGTTCGTTGTTTTAATGGCCATGAGCTTGATCGGCTTTGCGAGCTCGGACTATGCGAGCGACCGAGCCGAGTGCGCCGACAAGGTGATGGCGCTGTCAACATGCCTCACCTACATGCAGGGCAGCGCCAGAGCTCCCACGCCAGACTGCTGCAGCAGCGTCAAGCAAGTCGTGGAAAAGAGCTTCAAGTGTGTCTGCGTCCTCGTCAAAGATCGCAACGAGCCAGAGCTCGCTAGCTTCAAGGTCAACGTCACCCTTGCTTTAGGTCTCCCTTCCAGGTGCCATGTTCCCGCAAACGCTTCCGATTGCCCAA GACTGCTGAACCTACCTTTGAATTCAACTGATGCCAAGGTGTTCGAGCAATATGAAAATGCGCTTAAAGGGAATTCTGCAAGCAACAGTG GGAATTCTAATGGAAATGCGTCCATGAGCACAAAGGCAAGCGGATGGAGAATAGAGACGGGTGCTGGGCTGTGGAATTTGTCTTTGCTTCTTCTTGTGCCTCTATTGATTCTTGGAAGCTAG